A single region of the Gossypium arboreum isolate Shixiya-1 chromosome 12, ASM2569848v2, whole genome shotgun sequence genome encodes:
- the LOC108479433 gene encoding cytochrome P450 71B36-like produces the protein MMALISSLVWVPFLLLPLLLLLLFKQKTHQVKKEHNYKLPPSPPRLPIIGNLHQLGELPHSSLSQLSHKYGPVMLLHLGRIPVLIVSSAESAKEVLKVNDLACCSRPRLAAVGKLSYNYLDVAFAPYSEYWRELRKICVLELFSVKRVKSFRFIREAEVGSIMESISSSSTHPVNVTEKVFALTGSIIFRIAFGKSFQGSEYDRAKFYELVHDAETVAGAFSSEECFPRFGWIIDRLNGHNGRVEKVFRQLDALFQQVIDEHLKPGRTQDHEDIIDVMLKIEKEQIDEHGHAWLTKNHIKAVLLNMFLGGVDTSALIVIWAMAELARKPTFMKKAQDEVRGVVGKKGRVTETDLDQLQYLKMVLKETLRLHPPAPMLIAREAISHFNINGYHIYPNTLIQINVWAIARDPKYWENPQEFSPERFIDNAVDFKGQHFELLPFGGGRRGCPGLYMGTVTTELLLANLLYCFDWVLPDGMNEADINMEEWAGKCLTLSKKTPLLLVPIKYLYAQPSV, from the exons ATGATGGCTTTGATTAGCTCACTAGTTTGGGTTCCTTTTCTCCTTCTTCCCCTGCTGCTGCTGCTACTCTTCAAGCAGAAGACCCATCAAGTTAAGAAAGAACACAATTACAAGCTTCCTCCGAGTCCTCCCAGGCTACCAATTATAGGTAACCTGCACCAGCTTGGTGAATTGCCACACAGTTCTCTTTCCCAACTTTCTCACAAATATGGTCCAGTCATGCTCCTTCATCTGGGTCGTATACCGGTGCTTATTGTTTCATCAGCCGAGTCGGCGAAGGAAGTCTTAAAGGTCAATGATCTTGCTTGTTGCAGCAGGCCTCGGCTGGCTGCTGTTGGGAAGCTTTCGTACAATTATTTAGACGTAGCATTTGCGCCATACAGTGAATATTGGAGAGAACTGCGGAAGATATGCGTTCTCGAGCTTTTCAGTGTGAAAAGAGTGAAGTCTTTCCGGTTCATTAGAGAAGCCGAAGTTGGTTCCATAATGGAATCCATCTCATCATCGTCAACCCATCCGGTGAACGTGACAGAGAAGGTATTTGCTTTAACTGGAAGCATAATATTTAGAATTGCTTTCGGCAAGTCTTTCCAGGGAAGTGAGTACGATCGTGCTAAGTTCTACGAATTGGTTCACGATGCCGAGACGGTGGCCGGAGCTTTCTCCTCCGAAGAATGCTTTCCGAGATTCGGTTGGATTATAGATAGGTTAAACGGTCATAATGGAAGAGTCGAGAAAGTTTTCCGTCAATTAGATGCGTTGTTCCAACAGGTGATCGATGAGCATCTTAAACCTGGAAGGACACAGGATCACGAAGACATTATTGACGTCATGCTTAAAATAGAAAAGGAGCAAATTGATGAACATGGTCATGCTTGGCTCACCAAAAATCATATCAAGGCAGTACTTTTG AACATGTTCTTGGGCGGCGTTGACACCAGCGCGCTTATAGTGATCTGGGCAATGGCGGAGCTGGCGAGAAAGCCAACATTTATGAAGAAAGCTCAGGACGAAGTTCGAGGGGTGGTGGGGAAGAAAGGAAGAGTAACAGAAACcgatctggatcaacttcaataccTGAAGATGGTTTTAAAAGAGACTCTAAGACTGCATCCTCCTGCGCCCATGCTGATCGCCAGAGAAGCCATCTCACACTTCAACATCAATGGTTACCACATTTATCCCAACACACTTATCCAAATCAATGTATGGGCCATTGCAAGGGACCCAAAGTACTGGGAAAACCCTCAAGAATTCTCCCCAGAAAGGTTTATCGATAACGCCGTTGACTTCAAAGGACAGCATTTTGAGCTGTTGCCATTTGGAGGTGGCAGAAGAGGGTGTCCGGGGCTGTACATGGGAACCGTCACAACCGAGCTTTTACTCGCAAACCTCTTGTATTGTTTCGATTGGGTTTTGCCTGATGGGATGAATGAGGCAGATATTAACATGGAGGAATGGGCTGGTAAGTGCCTTACCCTCTCCAAGAAGACACCTCTTCTCCTTGTGCCAATCAAATACCTCTATGCCCAGCCATCTGTGTAG